TAATTTTGGTTTAGTTGAGCCCGAGGTTCCCCCGTCAACTCCGCCAATCGGTAAACATGCGTTCACCGCATTGCTTAAAACTTGGAGAATTCCCCCCGATGCTGCCCTGGCGTGCCCTCGTATTGAGCATCTGCGCCGCGTTCGCGGCCGCGCCCGCCGGCGCCGAGCCGCCCCGCGCGGTCCCGTCGTCGCTGCCGCAGGTCCAGCTCACCTTCGCGCCGATCGTCAAGCGGGTCGCGCCGGCGGTGGTCAACGTCTACGCCCGCTCCATCGTCCAGGCGCCGATGAACCCGTTGTTCTCCGATCCCCTGTTCGCCCAGCTGTTCGGCAATCCCGGCCTGCGCCAGCGCGTGCAGCAGTCGCTCGGCTCGGGCGTCGTGGTGCGTGGTGACGGCGTGATCCTGACCAACAACCATGTCGTCACCGGCGGCACCGACATCGTCGTGGCGCTGTCCGACAAGCGCGAGTTCAAGGCCAAGGTCCTGCTCGCCGATCCGCGCACCGACCTCGCCGTGCTCAAGATCGACACCAGGGGCGAGACGCTGCCGACCGTGCCCTTCGCCGACAGCGACCGCGTCCAGGTCGGCGATCTGGTGCTCGCCATCGGCGATCCGTTCGGCGTCGGCCAGACGGTGACGATGGGCATCGTCTCCGCGCTCGCCCGCACCCAGGTCGGCGCCTCCGACTACCAGTTCTTCATCCAGACCGACGCGGCGATCAATCCGGGCAATTCCGGCGGCGCCCTGGTGACGACCGACGGCAAGCTCGCCGGCATCAACACCTCGATCCTGTCGCGCACCGGCGAATCCATCGGCATCGGCTTCGCGATCCCCGCGAACCTGGCGCGCCGCGTGCTGGAAGGCGCGCTGGGCGGCGGCGTCAAGCTCGCCTGGATCGGCGCCGACGGCCAGCCCGTCACCGCCGACATCGCCGCCAGCCTCGGCATCCCTGTGCCCAACGGCGTCCTCATCAAGAGCGTCTATCCCGGCAGTCCCGCCGCCAAGGCCGGGCTGCACACCGGCGACGTGATCTTCTCGGTCGACGGCCAGAGCGTCGACGACATGCAGTCGCTCAACTACCGCATCGCCACCAAGAAGGCCGGCGACACGGTGAAGATGCATGTCCATCTCGGCCGCCAGGCCGCCGACATCGCGGTCACGCTGGCGCTGCCGCCGGAAGACCCGCCGCGCGAATTGCAGACCATCGGCGGGCGCAACCCCTTCACCGGCGCGCGGGTCGAGAATCTGTCGCCCGCGGTCGCGACCGAGCTGCAATTGCCGCTGCTGACCAAGGGCGTCGTCATCGTCGCGGTGGCGGCCGGCACGCCGTCCGGCGGCTATGGCTTTCAGGCCGGCGACATCGTGCGCGGCGTCAACGGCGTGGCGATCAACCGCGTCGGCGACCTGCAAAGGGCGCTTGCCGCCGCCAATGCCTGGTCGCTCGTGATCGACCGCGGGCCCCAGCGCTTCACGCTCAACGTGCAAGGCTGACGCCGGTTCGGGAACACCGGTTCCCCCGATGAATGTCGCGCGCGGTCCCAGGCCGGGACTATGCGCAACACTTTGACATATCTGCCGGATTCGATTGCGACGTTTCTCTCGCAACCGCGTTAGCTGATCGGTGGGGGATTTAAAAAGAAGAGGCCCCACATGAAATCCCGTTTAATTCTCGCTGCCATGGCTGCGACCCTTGTCGGAACCGCCGCCCAGGCCGAAGGCTGGAACGCTTCGATTCTCGGCGGAACGACCTGGTCGCCGCATTTGTCCGTAGGCGGAATTCCCAACGCCATGGACAACGGTTTCAACGCCGGCGGCCGGATCGGCTATGACTGGGGCGACGAGCTCTACGTGCCGAACCTTTCGACCGATCTCGATGTCTTCTACACACAGTCGCATTTCACCGGCACGTCGGCGCGGCTGTCCTCGCTGAGCTTCATGGGCGATCTCATCTACCGGGTCGATCTGGGCCTGCCGGTCGGCGTCTATGGCGGCGCCGGCGCGGGCGCGGTGCGCACGATGGTCGACAGCAATGCCTTCAGCGGCGGGAGCACGGTGTTCGGCTGGCAGGCGCTCGGCGGCATCGATTACCAGTTCACGCCGGAAGCGAAACTTTTCGCGGAATACCGCTACCTGAACGCCCATGACGCCAATGTCGGCCCCCTTCGCGGGGTCGGCGACACCTCCAACAACGTCTCGGTGGGCGTGAAATTCGATCTGTGACCGCTCCGGCGCTATAATGCGCCATGAGCGATTTGTTCGAAGCCGGAGGATTGGCCGACGACGCGCCCCGGCCGCTGGCCGACAGGCTGCGGCCGAAGACGCTTGCCGAGGTCGTGGGCCAGGACCACATCATCGGGCCGGAGGGCCCCATCGGACGGATGATCGCGACCGGCAGGCCGCATTCCATCGTCCTGTGGGGGCCTCCGGGCACCGGCAAGACCACCATCGCGCGGCTGCTCTCGACCGCGTTCAAGCTGCATTTCGAGCAATTGTCGGCGGTGTTCTCCGGCGTCGCCGACCTCAAGAAGACCTTCGAGGCGGCGCGCCAGCGGCGCAAGATGGGGCAGGGCACGCTGCTCTTCATCGACGAGATCCACCGCTTCAACCGCAGCCAGCAGGATTCCTTCCTGCCCGTGGTCGAGGACGGCACCGTCGTCCTGGTCGGCGCGACCACCGAAAATCCGTCCTTCGAACTGAACGGCGCGCTGCTGTCGCGCGCCCAGGTCCTCGTCCTGCGCCGGCTGGACGACGCCGCGCTGGAGGAACTCCTCAAGCGCGCCGAGGCGCATTACGGCGAAAAGCTGAAACTGACCGACGACGCCCGCGCCAGCCTGCGCGCCATGGCCGACGGCGACGGCCGCTATCTGCTCAACCTCGTGGAGGAGCTGGCGACGATCAAGACGGTCAAGCCGCTGGACACGGCGGGGCTCGTCAACGCCGTGCAGAAGCGCGCCCCGCTCTACGACAAGAGCCGCGAGGAGCATTACAACATCATCTCGGCGCTGCATAAGTCGATCCGCGGCAGCGATCCGGACGCGGCGCTGTACTGGCTGGCCCGCATGCTGGTGGGCGGCGAGCAGCCGCTCTACATCGCTCGCCGCCTGGTGCGCGCCGCGGTGGAGGACATCGGCCTCGCCGATCCCCAGGCGCTGGTCCAGGCGCTGGCCGCCAAGGACATGTTCGATTTCCTGGGCAGTCCCGAAGGCGAGATCGCCTTGGCGCAGACGGTTCTCTATCTCGCCAGCGCCCCCAAATCGAACGCGGTGTATGTCGCGCTCGGCGCCGCCAAGCGCGCCGCCCGCGATCACGGCTCGCTGATGCCGCCGGCGCACATTCTCAACGCGCCGACCAAGCTGATGAAGAATCTCGGCTACGGCGCCGGCTACGAATACGACCACGCGACGGAAGAGGGCTTTTCCGGCCAGAACTACTTCCCCGACGCGATGCCGCGCGAACAGTTCTACACGCCCAAAGACACCGGCTTCGAACGCGAGATCGGCAAGCGGCTCGACTATTGGGCGAAGCTCAGGGCGAAGCGGGCGCAGTCTTAGCGCGCGGAACAGACCTCACGATTTAAATCAAGGTGTCATGGCCCGCGAATGCGGGCCACCCAGGTGACATCCGCGCCGACCGCGCAGGCTTCATCTGGGTCCGCCGCATTCGCGGCGGATGACACCGAGTGTTGGAATTTCCGACTCGGGACACTAACCATCGGCAATATCGGCCTCTTCCTCGATCGGAAGCTGCGCGACCTGCGGCGCACGGCCGTTCAGCCCCGCCGCCAGGAAATGCCCCGTCGCCACGGCCGCGACGCACAGCGCCACCGACAGCACGATGTTCAGTCCGGCGCGCAACGCCGCGCCGCTCCGCAGCAGATCGAGCGTCTGCAGGCTGAACGACGAGAACGTCGTGAACCCGCCGCAGATGCCCACCATCACGAACAGTCGCATGTTCTCGGACACCGGGAAGCGGCCCTGTGCCAGCGTCAGCGTGCCGAAGAACCCGATGACGAAGGAACCGGCGATATTGATGCCGATGGTGCCCCAGGGCAGGTCGCGGCTGACCGGCAGGGCCAGCACCGATACCAGATAGCGCGCCAGCGATCCCAGCGCGCCACCGATCATCACATAGATACAGGTGGCGAAAGACATCGGCTCTCCTTATAGGAGGCGGCACGGAAACCGCCTTGCGGAGGGCGTCGGGAAGACGGAGTCCTGCCGCGGTGATTGCGGTAGGAGTCATCAGCCATCTGGCTTTTCGGGCCGCCTGGCGGTTAAAGGGGGAACCCCATCCCCTGTCAGGAAACGCTAAGTGACTCCGCCCGCCCCGTCAACAATGCCAGGCTCTCGCGCATGACCGACACCGCCCGCATCGCGCATGAGGAAGACGGCGTCCGCGTCGACCGCTGGTTCAAGCGGCACTACCCGGCGCTGACCCATGGCCGGCTGGAGAAGTTGCTGCGCACCGGCCAGGTCCGCCTCGACGGCAAGCGGGTGAAGGCCGCCGACCGCGTCGCCTCCGGCCAGACCGTCCGCCTGCCGCCCCAGATCGTCCACGGCGCTCTGGAGGAAAAGCCCCGGGCGAAGCCGCAGCAGAAGGTGAGCGGCAGCCTCGAGGACTACGTCATCTACATGGACAAGAACGTCATCGTGCTGAACAAGCCGTCGGGCCTGGCGACCCAGGGCGGCAGCGGCCTCACCGCCCATGTCGACGGCATGCTCGATTCCATCGCCTTCGAGAAGAACACCCGGCCGCGCCTCGTCCACCGCCTGGACCGCGACACCTCCGGCGTCCTCGTCGTGGCGCGCACCGTCCCCGCTGCCGCCGAACTGTCGCGCGCGCTGGCCACCCGCGACGCGCAGAAGATCTATTGGGCACTCGTGAAAGGCGTGCCGAAGGTCAAGCGCGGCACGATCAAGGCGGCGCTCGCCAAGGAAGGCGGCCACGGCCCGCGCGGCCGCGACGAACGCATGACCACCGTCGACGCGGCCGACGAAGGCGCCAAGGACGCCGTGACCGATTTCGTCGTGATCGACACCGCCGGCGAGGAATTCGCCTGGCTGGCGGTCAAGCCGCTGACCGGCCGCACCCACCAGATCCGCGTGCACCTCGCCTCCATCGGCACGCCGATCGTCGGCGATTTCAAATATGGCGGCACCGATGTGCGCGGCAAGGGCGAGATCGAGAACCGCCTGCATTTGCATGCCCGCTCCATCGACATCGCCCGCCCCGACGGCGGGCGCCTGCATGCCGACGCGCCTCTGCCGCCGCACATGCTGAAGACGTGGGAATTGCTCGGCTTCGACCCGAATGACGACCGCAATCCGTTCGAGCGGAAAAAGAAGAAATGAAGCCGCGTCGATGAAGCGTTTCTACAAGATCGTCGGCATCAAACACGTCGGCGCCGCTTTCGGCATCGCGCTGGATGAGCGGCCGGTGAAGACACCCGGCGGCGCGTCGCTGGCTCTGCCTTCGCGGGCGCTCGCCGAGGCCATCGCCGCCGAATGGGCGGGGCAGGGCGACGCCATCGACCAGCGTTCCATGCCGCTGACCGCGCTCGCCAACACCGCGCAAGACCACGTCGCGCGCGACCGCGACGCGACGCTCGGTCAGGTCGAGACCTTCGCCCGCCACGATCTGGTCTGCTATCGCGCCGCCGACCCGCCCGCGCTCGCCGCCCGCGAAGCCCATGCCTGGGACGCCCCGCTCGCTTGGGCGCGCACGCGTTACGGTCTCGATCTGAAAGTGACCCACGGCGTCGCCTCGATCGATCAGCCGGCGGTATCCCGTGACGCCATCGCCCAGGCGTTGTCCCGCTTCGACGCTTTCGCGCTGACCGGCCTGGTGACGGCGGCCGGGATCATGAAATCGCTGGTCCTCGCCCTGTCGCTGGCCGACGGCCGGCTCGACGCGGCCGCCGCCCACGCCGCCGCCCATGTCGACGAGCACTTCCAGGCCGAGAAATGGGGCCGCGATTCCGAAGCGGAAAGCCGCCTCAAGGCGCTGCTCCGCGAGCTGGAAGATGCCGAACGCTTCATGCGGCTCGCGGCCGCTTGACCCTCGCCGCGCCGCCCCACACTCTCCCGCCATCGACATTTCCAAGAGCCAAGCACCCGATGAAACACGTCCTGACCGAACTCGAATCCCGCCGCGCCAAGGCAAGGCTGGGCGGCGGCGAGGCCCGCATCGCGGCCCAGCACGCCCGCGGCAAGCTGACCGCCCGCGAGCGCATCGAGCTTCTGCTCGACGCCAACTCCTTCGAGGAGTTCGACATGTTCGTCGAGCACCGCAACACCGATTTCGACACCGACAAGAACCGCATCCCGGGCGACGGCGTGGTCACCGGCTGGGGCACGATCAACGGCCGCATGGTCTATGTCTATGCCAAGGACTTCACCGTGTTCGGCGGCTCGCTGTCGGAGACCCATGCCAAGAAGATCGTCAAGATCGTCGAGATGGCGATGCAGAACGGCGCCCCCGTGATGGGCCTGCTCGATGCCGGCGGCGCGCGCATCCAGGAAGGCGTCGGCAGCCTCGCCGGCTATGGCGAAGTCTTCCAGCGCAACGTGCTGGCCTCCGGCGTGGTGCCGCAGATCAGCGTCATCATGGGCCCCTGCGCCGGCGGCGACGTCTATTCGCCGGCGATGACCGATTTCATCTTCATGGTGCGCGACACCTCCTACATGTTCATCACCGGCCCCGACGTGGTGAAGACGGTGACGCATGAGGACGTGACGCCCGAACAGCTCGGCGGCGCCAAGGTGCACTCGACCAAATCCTCCGTCGCCGACGGCGCTTACGACAACGACGTGATCTGCCTCGAAGAGATGCGCCGGCTCTACGATTTCCTGCCGCTGAACAACCGCGACAAGGCGCCGTCCTGGCCGACGCAGGACGATCCGCGCCGCGAGGAGCTCAGCCTCGACACGCTGGTGCCGGAGAATCCCAACAAGCCCTACGACATGAAGGAGCTGATCCATAAGGTCGCCGACGAGGGCGATTTCTTCGAGATCGGCGAGGCCTTCGCCCGCAACATCATCACCGGCTTCGGCCGGATCGAGGGCTCGACGGTCGGCTTCGTCGCCAACCAGCCGATGGTGCTGGCCGGCGTGCTCGACAGCGACGCGTCGCGCAAGGCGGCGCGCTTCGTGCGTTTCTGCGACTGCTTCAACATCCCGCTGATCACCTTCGTCGATGTGCCGGGCTTCCTGCCCGGCGTGGCGCAGGAGCATGGCGGCATCATCAAGCACGGCGCCAAGCTGTTGTTCGCCTATACCGAGGCGACGGTGCCGAAGGTGACGGTGATCACGCGCAAGGCCTATGGCGGGGCCTATGACGTGATGGCGTCCAAGCACATGCGGGCCGACGTGAACTACGCCTGGCCGAGCGCCCAGATCGCGGTGATGGGCGCGAAAGGCGCGGTGGAGATCATCTTCCGCAACGAACGCGGCAACCCCGACGCGATCGCCGAGCGGACCAAGGAATATGAGGACGCGTTCCTGAACCCCTTCGTGGCGGCGAGCCGCGGCTACATCGACGACGTGATCCGCCCGCATTCGACGCGCTGGCGGATTGCGCGGTCGCTAAGGATGCTCCGCAACAAGCAGGTCGCGCAGGTGTGGAAGAAGCACGATAATATTCCGCTTTAACTTACCTCCTCGCGGGGCCGCTAGTGTCCCGAGTCAGAAGTTCGCTCCACCAGGTGTCATCCGCCGCGAATGCGGCGGACCCAGGTGAAACCTGCGCGGTCGGAACAGATATCACCTGGATGGCCCGTAGTCGCGGGCCATGACACCTTTGTTTTGAATCCAGCGGACTTTTGGTTCGGGACACTGGCGGCAGCGTAGCGGCCCCCACGAGGGAGGAGAGTCTTAGTTCGTTTTTGCAATCTCTTGGTCTATAAAGACGAAAAATCCGGGCGGGAAGTATTCGGGAAGGTTTCGCGGTCTCGAACCCAGGAGCCATCATGTCCGATTTCACCATGCCGCTCGGCGGCGCCGTTACGCAGTCGATCCTGCCCTGGAGCTGGGCGTTCGGCGGCTCGAACAACCAGTACGGCCTGTTCAACATCTATCTCGGCCAGTCCTCGAACCCCGATGTCGAGCGCGAGGCGCTGGACGTCGCGAGCTACGGCAAGCAGCTCGGCCGCATCGAGGACGCGCTGGCGGTGGTGATCGACCGGCTGCTGCCCAAGGACCTGCCGCCCGGCCCCGACAAGGACGCCATCGACGATCTCAAATCCATGCTGCACGAGATCGCCATCGTGAAGAAGCGCCACAAACCGGCCTGACGAACCTCGCGCGGCTCGCTCCGCGCTGCCGTTCCCGAAGGTGCCGGCGCCGTCGCGAAGCACGAGATTCGACACTTTCGACGACGTCTGAAAGACATGGACGTCCCTAGGCGGGAGGGACGTTGCAGGCTGTGGATGAATTCGCGCCGGTCCTTTCAAATTTCGGCGCCCTTGCGGAAATTCTCGTCCGGAGGTGACTCATGACGAGCCCAACGCCTGCCGCGCTCGACCGGCTGGAACAGGCACAGGACATTGTCTTCCGCGCATGGGAAGCCTCCTCGGAAAAGAAGGCGAAGCAGCTTGCCGAAAAGGCGTTGAAGCTGAGCCCTCTCTGTGCCGACGCCTATGTTCTTTTGGCGGAGTGTGCGCCGACGGCGGATGAGGCGCTCGATCTGTGGCGCCGGGGCGTGGAGGCCGGCGCGGCGGCGCTCGGGCGGGACGCGTTCGAGGAAAGCGCCGGCGATTTTTGGGCAATTCTGGAGACCCGGCCCTATATGCGTGCGCGCGCCGGCTTGTCGGTTGCGCTATGGCGCTCCGGTCGAGCGGACGAGGCAATCGCGCATCAGCGCGAGTTGCTGCGTCTCAATCCCAACGACAATCAGGGCAACCGCTACATTCTTGCGGCTTGGCTCGCCGAGCGCGGCCTCGATGCGGAACTCGAGAAACTGCTGAAGCGATATCGCAAGGACGCAAGCGCGGTGTGGACATGGCTGTCGGCGCTGCTGGCGTTTCGCCGGGACGGCGGCGACGCACCGAAGAGTCGCAAGGCGCTAGATGTGGCATTCAAGGAAAATCCATATGTCGCCCCATACCTGCTGGGTGACAAGGCCCTGCCGGACGAACTTCCCCCCTATTACGCGCCCGGCGAAGACAGCGAAGCGATAATCTATGCCGAGGACATCGCAGCCGGTTGGAAACGGACGCCCGGCGCGCTCGATTGGCTTCGCGCGCGCGAGGGCGGAGTTCGGCTCACCCCTCCGCGACGCACTCCATCTCCACCCGCGCGCCGAGGATGAGCTGGCGCGCGCCGATCGCCGTCCGCGCCGGAAAACGGCCCGCCGCGAAATAGGGCACATACACCGCGTTGAACGCCCCCCACTCAGCCATGTCGGCGAGATAGACGGTGCATTTGACGATCCGGTCGAAGCCCGAACCCGCCTCCGTCAGCACGGCGGCGATGTTCTCCATCGTCTGGCGGCTCTCCGCCGCGATGCCGCCCGGCACCAGCTCCATCCGGCCCGGAATGTTGCCGATGCAACCCGACAGATAGAGCAGGCCGCCGGCCCGCACCGCCTGGCTGAACGGCAGGTTCGCCGCCTTCGAAGCGGCGCTGTTGATGAAATCGATCATCGAAAATCTCCGGGTGACGGATCGGCGACAAGCCGTATGATAGCCCATCGTCATTTTCCGAGGGATACATGAATCGTCGTCTGCTTGCCTTCGTCCTGCCCGCGCTGCTCGCGCCCGCCCTTTTGTTCGCGGCGCCGGCCGCGCTCTATCCGCCGCACCCCACGACCGTCCCCGACATCGTCGCGGCCGACGTCCTGGCGCGCGACAAGGCGATCTCCGACGACGCGTTCCAGGGCCGCGGCCCCGGCACCAAGGCCGGCGAGGCCGCGGCGCAATGGATCGCCGACGAGATGAAGCGCATCGGGCTCAAGCCCGGCAATCACGGCAGCTATTTCCAGCAGGTCCCGTCGGTGAACATCGCGCTCGACGCGGCGAAGTCCTCGCTGAGCTTCTCGACGCCCTCCGGCGCGGTCACGCCGAACTTTCCCGACGCGACGGTCTATTGGACGCCGCGCTACGCCTCCGCCGATGTCGATGTGAAGGCGTCGCCGCTGGTGTTCGTCGGCTATGGCGTCGTGGCGCCGGAGTACAACTGGAACGACTATGCCGGCCTCGACGTGAAGGGCAAGACCGTCGTCATCCTGATCAACGATCCGGGCAACGAGGACCGGCCGGGCAATCCCGCCTTCTTCAAGGGCAAGGCGATGACCTATTACGGCCGCTGGACCTACAAATTCGAGGAGGCCTCGCGCCAGGGCGCCGCCGCCGCGATCATCGTGCACGAGACCGGTCCGGCCGCTTACGGCTGGCAGGTGGTGCGCAATTCGAACTCCGGCAACAAGCTCTGGCTCGCCGCCACGGACAAGAACAAGTCGATGGTGCCGATCCAGGGCTGGATCACGCTCGACACCGCGCACGATCTCTTCAAGCGGGCGAATCTCGACTACGACGCGCTCAAGGCCGCCGCCAACAAGCCCGGCTTTAAGGCGGTGGAGATGACCGGCGAGACGCTCGACGTGCACGCCCATTCCGATTTCAAGACGCTCAACACCCGCAACGTCATCGGCGTCATCCCGGGCTATCTGCATCCCGACCAGTACGTGCTCTACACCGCCCATTGGGATCATCTGGGCGTCAAGCCCGACGTCGCCGGCCCCGACAAGATCTACAACGGCGCCGTCGACAACGGCATGGGCGTGTCCTCGGTGCTGGAGATCGGCGAGGCTTTCGCCCACGCCAAGCGGCCGCAGCGCAGCATCGCCATCATCGGCTGGACGCTGGAAGAGCAGGGCCTGCTCGGTTCGCAATATTTCGCCGAACATCCGATCTGGCCGCTGAACCACATCGTCGGCGGCGTGAACCTCGACGC
Above is a window of Rhizomicrobium sp. DNA encoding:
- a CDS encoding Do family serine endopeptidase produces the protein MLPWRALVLSICAAFAAAPAGAEPPRAVPSSLPQVQLTFAPIVKRVAPAVVNVYARSIVQAPMNPLFSDPLFAQLFGNPGLRQRVQQSLGSGVVVRGDGVILTNNHVVTGGTDIVVALSDKREFKAKVLLADPRTDLAVLKIDTRGETLPTVPFADSDRVQVGDLVLAIGDPFGVGQTVTMGIVSALARTQVGASDYQFFIQTDAAINPGNSGGALVTTDGKLAGINTSILSRTGESIGIGFAIPANLARRVLEGALGGGVKLAWIGADGQPVTADIAASLGIPVPNGVLIKSVYPGSPAAKAGLHTGDVIFSVDGQSVDDMQSLNYRIATKKAGDTVKMHVHLGRQAADIAVTLALPPEDPPRELQTIGGRNPFTGARVENLSPAVATELQLPLLTKGVVIVAVAAGTPSGGYGFQAGDIVRGVNGVAINRVGDLQRALAAANAWSLVIDRGPQRFTLNVQG
- a CDS encoding outer membrane beta-barrel protein, translated to MAATLVGTAAQAEGWNASILGGTTWSPHLSVGGIPNAMDNGFNAGGRIGYDWGDELYVPNLSTDLDVFYTQSHFTGTSARLSSLSFMGDLIYRVDLGLPVGVYGGAGAGAVRTMVDSNAFSGGSTVFGWQALGGIDYQFTPEAKLFAEYRYLNAHDANVGPLRGVGDTSNNVSVGVKFDL
- a CDS encoding replication-associated recombination protein A, whose product is MSDLFEAGGLADDAPRPLADRLRPKTLAEVVGQDHIIGPEGPIGRMIATGRPHSIVLWGPPGTGKTTIARLLSTAFKLHFEQLSAVFSGVADLKKTFEAARQRRKMGQGTLLFIDEIHRFNRSQQDSFLPVVEDGTVVLVGATTENPSFELNGALLSRAQVLVLRRLDDAALEELLKRAEAHYGEKLKLTDDARASLRAMADGDGRYLLNLVEELATIKTVKPLDTAGLVNAVQKRAPLYDKSREEHYNIISALHKSIRGSDPDAALYWLARMLVGGEQPLYIARRLVRAAVEDIGLADPQALVQALAAKDMFDFLGSPEGEIALAQTVLYLASAPKSNAVYVALGAAKRAARDHGSLMPPAHILNAPTKLMKNLGYGAGYEYDHATEEGFSGQNYFPDAMPREQFYTPKDTGFEREIGKRLDYWAKLRAKRAQS
- the crcB gene encoding fluoride efflux transporter CrcB, with protein sequence MSFATCIYVMIGGALGSLARYLVSVLALPVSRDLPWGTIGINIAGSFVIGFFGTLTLAQGRFPVSENMRLFVMVGICGGFTTFSSFSLQTLDLLRSGAALRAGLNIVLSVALCVAAVATGHFLAAGLNGRAPQVAQLPIEEEADIADG
- a CDS encoding RluA family pseudouridine synthase, producing the protein MTDTARIAHEEDGVRVDRWFKRHYPALTHGRLEKLLRTGQVRLDGKRVKAADRVASGQTVRLPPQIVHGALEEKPRAKPQQKVSGSLEDYVIYMDKNVIVLNKPSGLATQGGSGLTAHVDGMLDSIAFEKNTRPRLVHRLDRDTSGVLVVARTVPAAAELSRALATRDAQKIYWALVKGVPKVKRGTIKAALAKEGGHGPRGRDERMTTVDAADEGAKDAVTDFVVIDTAGEEFAWLAVKPLTGRTHQIRVHLASIGTPIVGDFKYGGTDVRGKGEIENRLHLHARSIDIARPDGGRLHADAPLPPHMLKTWELLGFDPNDDRNPFERKKKK
- a CDS encoding ATP12 family protein, translating into MKRFYKIVGIKHVGAAFGIALDERPVKTPGGASLALPSRALAEAIAAEWAGQGDAIDQRSMPLTALANTAQDHVARDRDATLGQVETFARHDLVCYRAADPPALAAREAHAWDAPLAWARTRYGLDLKVTHGVASIDQPAVSRDAIAQALSRFDAFALTGLVTAAGIMKSLVLALSLADGRLDAAAAHAAAHVDEHFQAEKWGRDSEAESRLKALLRELEDAERFMRLAAA
- a CDS encoding acyl-CoA carboxylase subunit beta translates to MKHVLTELESRRAKARLGGGEARIAAQHARGKLTARERIELLLDANSFEEFDMFVEHRNTDFDTDKNRIPGDGVVTGWGTINGRMVYVYAKDFTVFGGSLSETHAKKIVKIVEMAMQNGAPVMGLLDAGGARIQEGVGSLAGYGEVFQRNVLASGVVPQISVIMGPCAGGDVYSPAMTDFIFMVRDTSYMFITGPDVVKTVTHEDVTPEQLGGAKVHSTKSSVADGAYDNDVICLEEMRRLYDFLPLNNRDKAPSWPTQDDPRREELSLDTLVPENPNKPYDMKELIHKVADEGDFFEIGEAFARNIITGFGRIEGSTVGFVANQPMVLAGVLDSDASRKAARFVRFCDCFNIPLITFVDVPGFLPGVAQEHGGIIKHGAKLLFAYTEATVPKVTVITRKAYGGAYDVMASKHMRADVNYAWPSAQIAVMGAKGAVEIIFRNERGNPDAIAERTKEYEDAFLNPFVAASRGYIDDVIRPHSTRWRIARSLRMLRNKQVAQVWKKHDNIPL
- a CDS encoding RidA family protein, with amino-acid sequence MIDFINSAASKAANLPFSQAVRAGGLLYLSGCIGNIPGRMELVPGGIAAESRQTMENIAAVLTEAGSGFDRIVKCTVYLADMAEWGAFNAVYVPYFAAGRFPARTAIGARQLILGARVEMECVAEG
- a CDS encoding M28 family metallopeptidase gives rise to the protein MNRRLLAFVLPALLAPALLFAAPAALYPPHPTTVPDIVAADVLARDKAISDDAFQGRGPGTKAGEAAAQWIADEMKRIGLKPGNHGSYFQQVPSVNIALDAAKSSLSFSTPSGAVTPNFPDATVYWTPRYASADVDVKASPLVFVGYGVVAPEYNWNDYAGLDVKGKTVVILINDPGNEDRPGNPAFFKGKAMTYYGRWTYKFEEASRQGAAAAIIVHETGPAAYGWQVVRNSNSGNKLWLAATDKNKSMVPIQGWITLDTAHDLFKRANLDYDALKAAANKPGFKAVEMTGETLDVHAHSDFKTLNTRNVIGVIPGYLHPDQYVLYTAHWDHLGVKPDVAGPDKIYNGAVDNGMGVSSVLEIGEAFAHAKRPQRSIAIIGWTLEEQGLLGSQYFAEHPIWPLNHIVGGVNLDANLPHGHAHDLVLVGNGASEMEDLLLDVLKTQNRTISPDPEPEKGGFYRSDHISLSRVGVPMLDPAGATDLVVGGTAAAQALRDDYRANHYHQPSDEFNPNWDVSGVIDDLEVLYTLGDTLANSDRWPNWYKDNEFRAIRDKSLGK